The Desertifilum tharense IPPAS B-1220 genomic interval GAAAACCCCCGTGCGATTTTGTATGGCAATTGTTCTGAAAATGGCTCATCAAGATTATTCAGTGACTTTTTACACAAACTGCTTTGATAAAATTGGTCTAAAAATCGAATTATTTATTCATTAATCTTCTTGCAAAAAGAGCCTAGACACCTATTTGTAAGCTTTTGAGCAATCGTCAGACATAAATTATTGCAGACTTCTCTACCTTCAGACAGAGAACTGGAGTAGTTCATGCTGATAGTCTTTTAAGTAACATTAGTGCGGCTGTAAAGGCTTTTTGCTGAGACTTTTAACTTCTCGTTAGTTTAAGTAAAATGATGCCGCAAACATTGCTGTGCAAGGTTTAAGTTCAGGTTCAATTTTGATCTCTAACCGCTAATCCCAGGCAGGAAAACCTCTGCTGTCAATCAGCTATTGCAATTCATCTAGCGGGAGTCATCATGTCAAATCATCATTCATCTTCTATTTCCTCCGACCCAACAATCTCCAATCAATCGCCTGAGCCAAACCGCTCATCCAGGCGACGAGAGCGAATCATTGCTTTTATTGTGGCGGCGATCGGTGCAGCACTCCTCTCAGTGCTGATTTTAGGAAGATTTAGCTTCGCCTATCTTCCTACGCAAGCGGCGGTACTCAACCCGGAAATGGCCGCCATTGATGAGGCTTACGATGTATGGGGGCAAAGCATTACCACTGCTGAGGCTGAAAGTCTATTGGCAACTGAGCAAGGACGACAGGCTCTTTCTCCTGCCAATGGAGCCGTCCAAATTACCGATGAGTTGGTGCAGCTTGGACGAGAAACGTTTTATCAACAAACCTTTAACAGCGAGCGCTTCTTTACCGATGTCGTTGGCTGGCTAGATGGTGGAATTCGTCTTAGGGACTATATCTCGGCAATTGTAGGACTCGCGGGGCGCGGTACCGATAATTTGCAAGTTCGCCTGAGTCGAGATGTGACCGTGGGCGGACAAACCTTTGAGCAAGGTACAGTTCTCAATACTGGGCTTGACGTTGCCCCAGGATCGTTACTGCCGATTGGTGCCCAAGTGAGCTACGATCGCGGACGAATTCGTTTAGGGCTAACCTGTGCTGTCTGCCACTCAGCGTTCGATCCGGTGTCTGGAGAGGTGGTAGACGGCGTTACGAATCAAAATTTGGATGCTGGATTAATCCTGGCAATGGCCTCTAATTCTGCCGCTTATTTCACGCATACGGGTGTTGATGTGCGCGAAATGATGGATGGCGATGAAGTCATGACGCTGCCCGATGGCACGCAGCAGGCCCTTCCGGATCGACAAGCCCTAGAAGATGCAGTTGATGCCGAACTGCTTGCCTGGCCGCCGGGTAGTTTTGATACAACAACGGACTTGGTGAATAATCCCGTGCGGGTGCCAGACTCTTTTACACGGGGAGATCATCCCTTTGCCTGGACTGGAAACCAGGTTGTTGGCCCGTTTCGGGGACTGAGTACCCTAAATAACAATGTATTTACGGTCGGCGCAGATACCTTATCGGACGCTGAAAAAATGGCAGTTTTGTACGATCTCGATCCTGAAGAATATCGCGCGATCGTGCTACGAAATGCCTCCTATGAACCGATCCGCTACGATCCAGCTACAGAAACTCGTCCCCCCTCTGAACTGATTGAGGCGCAGGGTCACTGGTCGCCCGTTGCGACCTTTGCCGATGGCGTGCCGCTCCCGACTTTCCCCAATGCCTCTATTATGAGTTTGATCAGTTTTGTGGCAGGTACGCCCGGTTCGTTTGTCTGGCAAGAGAATAATGCGATGTCTGCTTTTCAAGATAGGCTGATCGCACCTCCACCGCCCCAAATTGCGGATATTTCTGTTCGAGAACGGGGCCGTCAAGTGTTTAGTTCGGCCGGGTGCGTGTCTTGTCATGCGGGAGCCGCTTTAACCAATAATACGGTCTTGCCGATCGCACAAGTGGGAACGGCCCCAACTAGAGCGCGTAGCCTCGCGGCAATCTGGGAACAATTAGCTCCACCCCAAACCCAAAGTTTTGATACTCCCATTCCAGTGCCGGAAGATGCCCGCGTGCTTGAAGTTCCTTTGGATGATGTCGATATGGATCAACTCGAATTAGCTTGGGCTGCGGATGGTGAAGGCGGTTATAAGGTTAAAGGGTTGTTGGGAGCCTACTGGAATGCGCCTTATTTGCACGATGGTGGGGTTGCGGTGGGAGACAACATTGAAACGGAAGTGGGTGTTCCTGCAACTCTCATGTCGAATGTTCGCGTGAATCCGGCTAATAGTTTACTGGGTCTGATCGATCGGCAATTGCGCGATCGCATTATTCAAGCCAACCGTGAAGCGGGACTAGAAGCCGTTGATGTGCAGGGTATTGGACATGAGCATTGGGTGGATGAGGCGGCAGGCTTCAGTGTTGATGACCAACAAGCCTTAATTCAATATCTGCTTTGGCCTTCGGATCTGCCGATCCCGGTTGAAACAGAAGCGAATGAAGCGGCTTCAGAGCTTGTGGCAAGCAACTAGAGCAGAATTGAAACAAAAACTGACGATCGCGGTTAGATCGTCAGTTTTTGGCGCTGAGAACGCTTTTAACGATGGCTAAACTTCGACTTTAACGCCTTTCCAAAACGCGATATAGCCTTCAATATTTTTGGCGCGTTCTTTGGCTTGGGGATAATACCAAGCGGCGTCCTTATTGGTTTCTCCATTCACCACAATACTGTAGTAACTGGCAACCCCTTTCCAAGGACAAGTGGTGTGGGTATTGCTTTCTTGAAAATACTCGCGGTTGATTGCATCGGGGGGGAAATACTGATTTCCTTCTACCACCTCAGTGCGATCGCTCTCGGCTAAAACTGCACCATTCCAAATTGCTTTCGGCATAACTTGCATTCAACTCCATAACGCTCCCACTGGATTCTAGCGCGTTATTTCACCGATCAATTGAGTCAGTTTCTCGATAAGATAACAGGAACAGCGCTTGGGGAAGTCTATTCTCAGGCTTGTAGTAGCTTGCGACTAATGCCATGAAATCAACCCCTCCCTATTCCATGACCGAACGAGAACGCGCTAACCTTCAGCGCATGATTGACTATTCTTCAGTCAACTCGCTAGCGGAAGTTTGGGCGATCGCATCTCGGCAATTTAGTCAGATTCCAGCGATTATTGAACCGCACGCTAAACCCGAAGTCAGCCTCACCTACGGGCAACTGTATCAACAAATGCAGCAATTTGCCGCAGGGGTGCAAGCCTTGGGAGTCCAAGTTGGCGATCGCATTTGCCTATTTGCTGATAATAGCTCTCGTTGGTTGATTGCCGATCAAGGGATGATGCTCGCTGGAGCCGTTGATGTCGTCCGCAGCGCTCAAGCCGATAAAGACGAACTCCTCTACATAATCGACAATAGCGGCTCAACTGGATTAGTCGTTGAAGATATCGCCACCCTGCAAAAAGTTCGCTCTGGCTTAGACGCTCTCCCGCTGAAGTTTGTAATTTTGCTCAGTGCAGAAGAACCTCCCGCCGAAGAAGGTTTTAACGTTCTCAACTACCCGCAATTGATGGAGTTGGGTTCGAGCCATTCTCTACAACCCGTTGAGCAAAATCTAAGAGCCTTAGCCACCTTAATTTACACTTCCGGCACCACTGGGAGGCCCAAAGGCGTGATGCTCTCCCACGGGAACCTGCTCCACCAAGTCAGCACCCTAGGCGTCGTGCTGCAACCTAAACCCGGTTCTCGCATTCTAGCCATTCTCCCCACTTGGCACGCCTACGAACGCTCCTGCGAATACTTCCTCTTTTCCCAAGGTTGTACCCAGATTTACACCAATCTGCGGAATGTCAAAACCGACCTGAAAAAGTATAAACCAAACTATATGGTGGGCGTTCCCCGGTTGTGGGAATCCATCTATGAAGGGGTGGAACGCCAATTTCGCGAACAACCCCCCAAAAAGCAAAAACTAGTCAATAACTTCCTCGCCGCTTCCGGACGCTACATCGAAGCCAAGCGCACCTGGCAAGGGCTAAATTTAGCTAATCTGAACCCCAGTTTACCGCAACGTCTGGGGGCAGCCGTTCAGATGGCGATGTATTATCCCGTCCATCGGCTCGGAGAGCAGTTGGTGTACAAGAAAGTCCGCGAAGCCACGGGTGGAGAAATTTTCCAAGTGATTAGCGGGGGTGGCTCTTTAGCCAAACACCTCGATACTTTCTTTGAAATTGTCGGGATTGAAATTTTAGTGGGGTACGGACTGACAGAAACTGCTCCCGTGACCAATGCGCGGCGTCCTTGGCGCAACCTGCGGGGTTCTGCGGGTCAACCTATCCCCGGAACCGAGATTAAGATTGTAGACCCCCAAACGCGCCAACCGCTACCCGTTGGAGAGCGAGGCTTAGTGTTGATTCGCGGCCCGCAAGTGATGCAAGGCTATTACAACAATAACCAAGCGACGGCAAAAGCGATTGATGCAGAGGGGTGGTTTGATAGCGGCGATTTGGGTTGGGTGACGCCAGACAATGATTTAGTTTTGACTGGACGTGCCAAAGATACGATTGTGCTAACCAATGGCGAGAATATTGAGCCGCAACCGCTTGAAGATGCGTGTTTAAGAAGTCCCTATATTGACCAAATTATGCTGGTTGGACAAGACCAGCGATCGCTTGGTGCTTTAATTGTCCCCAATACTACTGCTCTAGAGCAATGGGCGCAAGAAACCAACCAAGCCAATCTCCTCTCTCCTCAACTCGATTTAGGACATAAAGCGATTCAAGAGTTAATTCGCCAAGAACTCAACCGGGAAGTGAAGAACCGTCCGGGATATCGCGCCGACGACCGAATTGGCCCGTTTCGCCTGATTGCCGAACCCTTTTCGATCGACAATGGCATGATGACCCAGACACTAAAAATCAAGCGACCCGTTGTCAGCGATCGCTATCGCGATATGATTAACGGGATGTTTGAGTAAAGGTCACTCCCTCCTGGGGTTTGAGTCCGCAACTGACCCACAACCCCCCGCGAGACGAGTAGATCCAATCGACTCCATTTCTCAATATTTCTCACCGCTTATGGAT includes:
- a CDS encoding cytochrome C oxidase Cbb3, whose protein sequence is MSNHHSSSISSDPTISNQSPEPNRSSRRRERIIAFIVAAIGAALLSVLILGRFSFAYLPTQAAVLNPEMAAIDEAYDVWGQSITTAEAESLLATEQGRQALSPANGAVQITDELVQLGRETFYQQTFNSERFFTDVVGWLDGGIRLRDYISAIVGLAGRGTDNLQVRLSRDVTVGGQTFEQGTVLNTGLDVAPGSLLPIGAQVSYDRGRIRLGLTCAVCHSAFDPVSGEVVDGVTNQNLDAGLILAMASNSAAYFTHTGVDVREMMDGDEVMTLPDGTQQALPDRQALEDAVDAELLAWPPGSFDTTTDLVNNPVRVPDSFTRGDHPFAWTGNQVVGPFRGLSTLNNNVFTVGADTLSDAEKMAVLYDLDPEEYRAIVLRNASYEPIRYDPATETRPPSELIEAQGHWSPVATFADGVPLPTFPNASIMSLISFVAGTPGSFVWQENNAMSAFQDRLIAPPPPQIADISVRERGRQVFSSAGCVSCHAGAALTNNTVLPIAQVGTAPTRARSLAAIWEQLAPPQTQSFDTPIPVPEDARVLEVPLDDVDMDQLELAWAADGEGGYKVKGLLGAYWNAPYLHDGGVAVGDNIETEVGVPATLMSNVRVNPANSLLGLIDRQLRDRIIQANREAGLEAVDVQGIGHEHWVDEAAGFSVDDQQALIQYLLWPSDLPIPVETEANEAASELVASN
- a CDS encoding DUF427 domain-containing protein produces the protein MPKAIWNGAVLAESDRTEVVEGNQYFPPDAINREYFQESNTHTTCPWKGVASYYSIVVNGETNKDAAWYYPQAKERAKNIEGYIAFWKGVKVEV
- a CDS encoding long-chain fatty acid--CoA ligase, with protein sequence MKSTPPYSMTERERANLQRMIDYSSVNSLAEVWAIASRQFSQIPAIIEPHAKPEVSLTYGQLYQQMQQFAAGVQALGVQVGDRICLFADNSSRWLIADQGMMLAGAVDVVRSAQADKDELLYIIDNSGSTGLVVEDIATLQKVRSGLDALPLKFVILLSAEEPPAEEGFNVLNYPQLMELGSSHSLQPVEQNLRALATLIYTSGTTGRPKGVMLSHGNLLHQVSTLGVVLQPKPGSRILAILPTWHAYERSCEYFLFSQGCTQIYTNLRNVKTDLKKYKPNYMVGVPRLWESIYEGVERQFREQPPKKQKLVNNFLAASGRYIEAKRTWQGLNLANLNPSLPQRLGAAVQMAMYYPVHRLGEQLVYKKVREATGGEIFQVISGGGSLAKHLDTFFEIVGIEILVGYGLTETAPVTNARRPWRNLRGSAGQPIPGTEIKIVDPQTRQPLPVGERGLVLIRGPQVMQGYYNNNQATAKAIDAEGWFDSGDLGWVTPDNDLVLTGRAKDTIVLTNGENIEPQPLEDACLRSPYIDQIMLVGQDQRSLGALIVPNTTALEQWAQETNQANLLSPQLDLGHKAIQELIRQELNREVKNRPGYRADDRIGPFRLIAEPFSIDNGMMTQTLKIKRPVVSDRYRDMINGMFE